One Alnus glutinosa chromosome 3, dhAlnGlut1.1, whole genome shotgun sequence genomic region harbors:
- the LOC133863041 gene encoding oligouridylate-binding protein 1B, protein MQQQRLKQQQQALMQQALLQQQSLYHPGLLAPPQIEPIPSGNLPPGFDPSTCRSVYVGNIHTQVTEPLLQEVFASTGPVENCKLIRKEKSSYGFIHYFDRRSAALAILHLNGRHLFGQPIKVNWAYASGQREDTSGHFNIFVGDLSPEVTDATLFACFSVYPSCSDARVMWDQKTGRSRGFGFVSFRNQQEAQSAINDLTGKWLGSRQIRCNWATKGAGSNEDKLSSDAKSVVELTNGSSEDGKETTNTDAPENNTQYTTVYVGNLASEVTQLDLHRHFHALGAGVIEEVRVQRDKGFGFVRYSNHSEAALAIQMGNAQPYLCGKQIKCSWGSKPTPPGTTSNPLPPPAAAPLPGLSATDLLAYERQLAMSKMGSVHALMHPQGQHPLKQAAMGMGGAGASQAIYDGGFQNVAAAQQLMYYQ, encoded by the exons ATGCAGCAACAGAGGTTGAAGCAGCAGCAACAGGCTCTGATGCAGCAAGCTCTTCTTCAGCAACAGTCGCTCTACCACCCTGGCCTCTTAGCACCTCCTCAG ATTGAGCCAATTCCAAGTGGAAATCTGCCTCCTGGTTTTGATCCGAGTACTTGCCGCAGTGT TTATGTGGGGAATATCCATACACAAGTAACAGAACCGCTTCTCCAAGAAGTTTTTGCAAGTACTGGTCCCGTGGAAAACTGCAAGCTTATTAGAAAGGAGAAG TCATCATATGGGTTTATCCACTACTTCGATCGCAGATCAGCTGCTCTTGCTATATTGCATCTGAATGGAAGGCATCT GTTTGGGCAGCCTATCAAAGTTAATTGGGCATATGCTAGTGGTCAGAGGGAGGATACATCAG GTCACTTCAACATATTTGTGGGTGATCTCAGCCCGGAGGTTACAGATGCTACATTGTTTGCCTGCTTCTCTGTTTATCCTAGTTGCTC AGATGCAAGGGTTATGTGGGATCAGAAGACTGGGCGGTCAAGAGGGTTCGGGTTTGTTTCTTTCCGGAACCAACAG GAAGCGCAAAGTGCAATAAATGACTTAACTG GAAAGTGGCTTGGCAGTAGACAGATACGCTGTAACTGGGCCACAAAAGGTGCTGGTTCCAATGAAGACAAGCTGAGTTCAGATGCCAAAAGCGTGGTAGAACTAACAAATGGCTCATCAG AAGATGGCAAAGAGACGACAAATACTGATGCTCCTGAGAATAACACTCAGTATACTACTGTTTATGTGGGCAATCTTGCTTCAGAG GTCACCCAACTTGATCTCCATCGTCACTTCCATGCTCTTGGTGCAGGAGTGATTGAGGAGGTTCGTGTCCAGCGAGATAAAGGCTTTGGTTTTGTGAGATACAGTAATCATTCCGAGGCAGCTCTGGCCATTCAGATGGGAAATGCCCAGCCGTATCTGTGTGGAAAACAAATTAAG TGTTCTTGGGGTAGCAAACCGACGCCGCCAGGAACGACTTCAAATCCACTCCCCCCGCCTGCAGCAGCACCTTTACCTGGCCTATCTGCCACTGATCTTTTGGCTTATGAGCGGCAACTAGCAATGAGCAAGATGGGGAGTGTTCATGCCCTCATGCACCCTCAGGGGCAGCATCCTCTTAAGCAGGCAGCAATGGGAATGGGTGGTGCTGGAGCAAGCCAGGCTATATATGATGGTGGGTTCCAGAATGTTGCTGCCGCCCAGCAGCTGATGTACTACCAGTAa